In the genome of Merismopedia glauca CCAP 1448/3, the window ACACGGTTATTTTGCAGATGCCCGCCCTTTGCTGGCAGATATGCATGGATTACTCCGGCATAATACATCACCTGATGACAGATTTGGGATGGAATCTGTACTAATGGGAAGCCAAAAGTATTGGCGGATTAAAGGGTAGGTAAATCAGCAATGGAGTGCGATCGTGGCGTTATTCTTAAGTTAATTAAAGAGGCTCTAACACAAGAGGACTTTAATGATTTAGTTTTTGCTGATTTTCGTGCCATATATGAACAGTTTACTGATGGACAAATACTAGCAGATCGAATCCGCAAATTGATAGATTATGCTGAAAAGCATCGACAAATACCGAAGCTATTAAAGCTAATTAATCAAAAAAATCCTACTGTTTATCAAGAATTACAGTCTCAACTGTCTCTACCGATAATTCCATCATTATCTAACTTAAGAGAACAATTAACTTCAGATACTCAATTAGTTGATGAATTAAGAAAAATCATCGATCAAAAGGATGAATCATTTGGGCAATGCCTCAAACAAGTATATCAAGATTTTTTACTGGACGTAAATGACGAACCGGAATTAGATCGAGAAATCAATAATTTAGACGATATCGTATGGGAGTTAGAAGATCGGACGGAACAATCGATATTTTTAGAGTTTCTACCTCGTCTAATTGCCTATTTATCAATTTATCAGCCAAGGATATCTCAAGCTATCTCGAACAATTTACAACAATGGACGCGAGAGAACATGGTTCGCTTCAAAGTCGATAAATCTGAATTTAATAACGCTTTGAAGCAATTTAAACAAACATACAAACAACGTTCTGGCAAAGTCTATTTAATTATTGCCATTAAAGAAAATAGATCGTATCCGAATTTTTGGCAAATTTCTGGTTGGTTGACAAATGACGAAATTATGATAAACCCCCATCGGGATGCAATTTCTTTAAAAAATCAATATTCAGGGATAGATATTGATAATGTACCAGCACCAGAAAAGGGTTATACCTTAGTAGAAACTAAGGAAATTGTCGGTAATTTTATCAAGCAAATTGCTGTAAAAATAGAAAGACTTGAGCAACTAGTTATTGAATTTTTTCTGCCATCATCTCTATTATCTTGGGAAGTAGATAAATGGGAATTAGAACCATTAACTCAAATCTATTTAGAGTCAGTTCATGAAATCCGCATTCGATCTTTAGATCGATTGAGTCTTAAGTATCAACTGCATCGTGAAAAATGGAATAAGAAGTGGATATTTGTCCAAAAATGTAGGAATCCAATCGAGCAATTTTTGACCAGTTATTGTCACTGTAATATTAATACTTTAGTCGGTCAATTGCAAGATGAAAAAATGCTAGGAGTGAAACTGCGATCGCCTCTAAATTCTGGTCACGAAGGGATTGCTTCAGCTTTATACTATTCAGGAACGCCTCTTGCTATTTGGCTGCGACGCGATCCGCTATCAGGTGATTGTGAAACAGAAATCAATCGATTATTGCAAGATCCTTTACTACAACTTCCAGCGCGAGTGTTTCAAAAACGCTGTCAGTCAGAACAACATATTTCTCTAATCTGGGATAATCCCAACCGTCTAATTCCTAACTATCAACTCCAATGAATAACTGGAAAATCTTTCAAAAAGATAGTGAACCTCATGACGAAATCAAACATTTACCACCACCACCTTCTTGGCGCAGATTCAGTTCGACAAAAGGAGAAGTGACAGAGGAAGAAAAACGCGGGGCAACCTTTCAAATACGGGAGGAAGAAGTAGAATTAGTTAATGCTGCCCTCTACCTACGCCGTCCTTTGCTAGTAGAAGGAAAACCAGGCACTGGAAAGACCTCTCTTGCCTACGCGATCGCCCATCAATTAAGTTTAGGAAAAGTCTTGCGCTGGAATATCACGACTCGTTCTACCTTAACCGAAGGACTCTATACTTATGATGCAGTAGGGCGACTACAGAGTATGAGAAGGAAAGATAAGAACGATTCTTTGGTAACAGCGCCTGCAAATCCTTCATTGACCCTAGAAAACGAGCAAATAGACGACATCGGTAAATACGTGCGTTTAGGTGCATTAGGAACGGCGTTGATGCAAAGTCAAGAGAAAAAACCCAGAGTTTTGCTGATTGATGAAATTGATAAAAGCGATATTGACTTACCTAATAACCTCTTGCATATCTTTGAAGAAGGAGAATTTGAGATTCTGGAATTATCTCGCGTTAAAAAGGAACAACCTGTCGTCACCGTCTTCACTTCTGAAAATGAAGAAGTAGAGATTGAAGGTGGCAAAATTGCTGGTTCGGCTTTTCCTTTTGTCATTTTAACCAGTAACGGCGAACGAGATTTTCCCCCTCCTTTTCTACGGCGCTGTATCCGCCTAACCATGCCAGAACCAGACTTAGATCGTCTAAAAGATATCGTTCAAGCTCATTTTCAAGATGAACCCGATATTTTACTCAAAGCTAAACCAATCATCGACCAATACCAAGAATTACGGAAAAAAGGGCAACTAGCCACCGATCAGCTACTTAATACCATCTACCTCGTGACTCGCCACAATTTCCCAGAGATGGAGCGAAATCAGCTAGTAGAGAAGTTATTACAGTATCTATCCAACGTGCTTTAAGAGGCTGTATGTCTGCACCAAAAGAAGAAGCGATTCCCGTATGTCCTGCGGACAGGCTCCGCCAACCGAGAGGCTACGCCAACGCTCAACAAGCACAAATCGATCTAACAGCGCCAGAGTTAGCCGATCTAATCTGGTTGATGGTGCAAATCAAACAGTCAAGTCAGGATTCTAAAGTCGATCCGGTTTC includes:
- a CDS encoding VMAP-C domain-containing protein, translating into MECDRGVILKLIKEALTQEDFNDLVFADFRAIYEQFTDGQILADRIRKLIDYAEKHRQIPKLLKLINQKNPTVYQELQSQLSLPIIPSLSNLREQLTSDTQLVDELRKIIDQKDESFGQCLKQVYQDFLLDVNDEPELDREINNLDDIVWELEDRTEQSIFLEFLPRLIAYLSIYQPRISQAISNNLQQWTRENMVRFKVDKSEFNNALKQFKQTYKQRSGKVYLIIAIKENRSYPNFWQISGWLTNDEIMINPHRDAISLKNQYSGIDIDNVPAPEKGYTLVETKEIVGNFIKQIAVKIERLEQLVIEFFLPSSLLSWEVDKWELEPLTQIYLESVHEIRIRSLDRLSLKYQLHREKWNKKWIFVQKCRNPIEQFLTSYCHCNINTLVGQLQDEKMLGVKLRSPLNSGHEGIASALYYSGTPLAIWLRRDPLSGDCETEINRLLQDPLLQLPARVFQKRCQSEQHISLIWDNPNRLIPNYQLQ
- a CDS encoding AAA family ATPase; the protein is MNNWKIFQKDSEPHDEIKHLPPPPSWRRFSSTKGEVTEEEKRGATFQIREEEVELVNAALYLRRPLLVEGKPGTGKTSLAYAIAHQLSLGKVLRWNITTRSTLTEGLYTYDAVGRLQSMRRKDKNDSLVTAPANPSLTLENEQIDDIGKYVRLGALGTALMQSQEKKPRVLLIDEIDKSDIDLPNNLLHIFEEGEFEILELSRVKKEQPVVTVFTSENEEVEIEGGKIAGSAFPFVILTSNGERDFPPPFLRRCIRLTMPEPDLDRLKDIVQAHFQDEPDILLKAKPIIDQYQELRKKGQLATDQLLNTIYLVTRHNFPEMERNQLVEKLLQYLSNVL